From Triticum aestivum cultivar Chinese Spring chromosome 4A, IWGSC CS RefSeq v2.1, whole genome shotgun sequence, a single genomic window includes:
- the LOC123088342 gene encoding uncharacterized protein, producing MLMGRQRYDSHWEEVRFINGYISLVVYVFDAIRGVGFLVVTWATVVLLGGFVSMIDMVDFGQLTLITLIELLWINTSFLERMSAADLVRIFKAVKNKRWQVRRHHPDEPGSKRTAAVLLVPARWALAMVQNVVLSLCIASVVCLLLFGPLITTLISILGLIRDDHYGDTGEGRANMGLAHDVVYVLCLAQGALFMYIIALLPSKEKNVKLVSQAYGFLDGGHLVSGYLDEIKKGYSKKISSPGERNLITYAIELMESMSARSFLSGVLILDRVLSRKNIDKIKAPDLTTQEEKQQQISDLEEIVGAPLNNKEQRKKKREELRKKRDEWRNKRQRSPQTEEGIIVLQCRIIRQVIGSASTTHILQKLLHMLDSRRPSDKRAREAAARIVKHVASGICLVQFPRGIQCISSLLNCFEEYCRLQPSSFSSMNTNRDTTRTPWSSKANNGHDQEQDSSIHTSTLESELEYSESESESESESHSESDSDRGNDRPKMLHGYKELVLIGLNILWSLAGSEDNCEIIGKAKYPVSKIMAPVSYDLVHRAGHSEWSTKVVERSLAVMLRLIVTAKRETATDLLQQMSEDKEAIATMEIIVTCEECKGREMQMKAMQILVQLCMEGTADRGNLTKMLVSIFVNGDTGHSIRETTVKALVVLFLSRKSVAPFLPKEEHDGFVHGLTKILVGDDDTCRKNAAEILEHLCIHYAENGESVGTLKNAMIGVMPKVLEEILLGCGSTGEKGIPKYTGSGTDVESQAIANNDKSNNSTSSRPRQKKHHKLHVALLSLCVTACDKLDLDLDAISLGEERDQVRDPGECVAISLATKMVQLNRGLLTGNSLTAMRLTTRMVIAAMKKLKSHGNAAKQAVLESLLDSLSRVSETMLDLEGCMVFATRMSKTMPDIADTLDSLMKQARQLHGEIKGQDSEIVPAS from the exons ATGTTAATGGGTCGGCAGAGGTACGACTCCCACTGGGAGGAAGTGAGGTTCATCAATGGCTACATCTCGCTCGTGGTGTACGTCTTCGACGCCATCAGAGGGGTCGGCTTCCTGGTGGTCACGTGGGCCACGGTGGTGCTCCTCGGTGGCTTCGTCTCGATGATCGACATGGTGGATTTTGGGCAGCTCACGCTGATCACCCTCATAGAGCTGCTCTG GATAAACACCTCTTTCCTTGAAAGGATGAGTGCTGCTGACCTGGTGAGGATCTTCAAGGCGGTGAAAAACAAGAGATGGCAGGTGCGCCGCCATCACCCGGATGAGCCAGGCAGCAAGAGAACTGCGGCGGTGCTACTTGTGCCAGCGAGATGGGCTCTGGCGATGGTTCAGAATGTGGTGTTGAGCCTCTGCATTGCCTCTGTGGTGTGTCTCTTGCTGTTTGGACCGTTGATCACCACCTTGATTTCAATACTCGGTCTAATTAGAGACGACCATTACGGTGACACGGGCGAGGGCAGAGCAAACATGGGCCTGGCACACGATGTCGTGTATGTCCTGTGTCTAGCCCAAGGTGCCTTGTTCATGTATATAATCGCCTTGTTACCCTCCAAGGAGAAGAATGTGAAGCTAGTGAGCCAAGCATACGGCTTCCTAGATGGCGGTCATTTAGTTTCAGGCTACTTGGACGAGATCAAGAAAGGGTACTCCAAGAAGATATCATCGCCCGGAGAACGAAACCTCATCACATATGCTATTGAGCTCATGGAGTCCATGTCGGCCCGTAGCTTCCTTTCCGGGGTGCTGATACTAGACAGAGTACTCTCCCGGAAAAATATAGACAAGATCAAAGCTCCTGATTTGACCACACAAGAAGAAAAGCAGCAGCAAATATCAGATTTAGAGGAAATAGTTGGAGCTCCTTTGAATAACAAGGAGCAGAGGAAAAAGAAGAGGGAGGAGTTGAGGAAGAAGAGGGATGAGTGGAGAAACAAGAGGCAGCGGAGCCCGCAAACAGAGGAGGGGATCATCGTGCTGCAGTGCAGGATAATAAGGCAGGTGATCGGGTCTGCATCCACCACTCACATTCTCCAGAAACTGCTTCATATGCTGGATTCGAGGCGTCCATCTGACAAACGGGCGAGGGAGGCCGCTGCGAGGATAGTGAAGCACGTTGCCAGCGGGATCTGTTTGGTCCAGTTCCCACGAGGGATCCAATGCATATCTTCACTCCTCAACTGTTTCGAAGAATACTGCCGACTTCAGCCATCATCCTTCTCTTCAATGAATACAAACAGAGACACTACAAGGACTCCATGGTCGTCAAAGGCAAACAATGGTCATGATCAGGAACAAGACAGCAGCATCCACACTTCGACACTGGAGTCAGAGTTGGAGTACTCAGAGTCAGAGTCAGAGTCAGAATCAGAATCACATTCAGAGTCAGATTCAGACAGGGGGAACGACCGGCCTAAGATGCTCCATGGCTACAAAGAGCTGGTTCTAATTGGCCTGAATATCCTATGGAGCCTCGCAGGCAGCGAGGACAACTGTGAAATCATAGGCAAAGCCAAATATCCTGTCTCAAAGATCATGGCGCCTGTTAGCTACGACCTAGTGCACCGCGCAGGTCATAGTGAATGGTCCACTAAGGTAGTAGAGAGATCATTGGCGGTGATGCTTCGCCTAATTGTGACTGCCAAGAGAGAAACTGCGACAGACCTGCTTCAACAGATGTCAGAGGATAAGGAAGCAATCGCCACCATGGAAATAATTGTTACCTGTGAAGAATGTAAAGGCAGAGAAATGCAGATGAAGGCCATGCAGATCCTCGTGCAACTATGCATGGAGGGAACTGCAGACAGAGGTAATCTCACTAAGATGCTCGTAAGCATCTTCGTTAATGGTGATACCGGTCACTCCATCAGAGAGACTACAGTTAAAGCACTGGTGGTACTGTTTCTCAGCAGAAAAAGCGTCGCCCCTTTCCTCCCCAAGGAGGAACATGATGGGTTTGTCCATGGCCTCACTAAAATACTAGTAGGGGACGATGACACATGTAGAAAAAATGCAGCAGAAATTCTGGAGCATCTATGTATCCATTATGCTGAGAATGGTGAATCTGTTGGTACACTCAAGAATGCCATGATTGGAGTGATGCCAAAG GTGCTTGAAGAAATACTACTTGGTTGTGGGTCAACAGGGGAAAAAGGAATTCCAAAGTATACAGGATCAGGTACTGATGTTGAAAGCCAAGCCATTGCCAACAATGATAAGAGCAACAACAGTACTTCCTCCCGTCCCAGGCAAAAGAAACACCACAAGTTGCATGTTGCTCTGCTATCCCTCTGCGTGACAGCATGTGACAAACTAGACCTTGATCTCGACGCAATCTCGCTGGGAGAAGAAAGAGATCAAGTTAGAGATCCTGGGGAATGCGTCGCGATCAGCCTTGCTACGAAGATGGTGCAGTTAAACAGGGGTCTCCTCACCGGCAACAGCTTGACAGCGATGAGGCTTACCACTAGGATGGTCATAGCAGCAATGAAGAAACTCAAGAGCCATGGCAACGCCGCAAAACAAGCTGTTCTGGAGAGCCTCCTGGACTCGCTGTCCAGAGTTTCAGAGACCATGCTGGATCTCGAGGGCTGCATGGTATTTGCCACCAGGATGAGCAAGACAATGCCTGACATTGCTGACACCCTCGATTCCCTCATGAAACAAGCACGGCAACTCCATGGCGAAATTAAGGGCCAAGACTCAGAAATAGTACCAGCTAGCTAG